A single Paenibacillus kribbensis DNA region contains:
- the glgA gene encoding glycogen synthase GlgA, whose product MNILFAAAEAHPFIKTGGLADVIGALPKALRQAGCDVRIILPKYAGIPDTYKSSLRPVTIKHVPVGWREQYCGVEELTLDGIKVYFIDNEYYFGREGVYGYMDDGERFSFFNRAVLEILPDLDFRPDILHCHDWHTAMVPLLLHADYRHLPFYSEIRTVFTIHNLLYQGEFPYEVLTELLNLDGSYFTPEGVEYYGRLNFMKGGLTYSDHVTTVSPTYAEEIQTEFYGYGLEGLLHKLGEQGRLSGIVNGIDTTSYNPATDNRIYTKYRTSLAKKKENKIGLQKELGLPIRSDVPLMAMVTRLVDMKGLDLVTRVLDEILYYDDIQFVVLGTGDPAFEHWFREAAGRHPAKMSAQLTFSEPLSRKVYAASDMFLMPSRFEPCGISQLLALRYGSIPIVRETGGLNDTVQAYNESTGEGNGFSFTNYNAHDMLHTIRRAVDLYRQPEHWSKLTQTAFAGEYSWDVSAEAYMDIYRSLTKSD is encoded by the coding sequence ATGAATATTTTGTTTGCGGCAGCAGAAGCACATCCATTTATTAAGACAGGTGGGTTGGCTGACGTCATTGGCGCACTGCCGAAGGCACTTCGTCAGGCGGGGTGTGACGTCCGCATCATTTTGCCTAAATATGCGGGGATTCCTGATACGTATAAGAGTTCATTGCGGCCTGTAACGATAAAGCATGTACCTGTGGGCTGGCGCGAGCAATATTGTGGAGTAGAGGAACTGACGTTGGACGGAATCAAGGTTTATTTTATAGATAACGAATATTACTTCGGTCGCGAAGGCGTTTACGGCTACATGGATGATGGCGAGCGCTTTTCCTTTTTTAACCGGGCCGTTTTGGAAATACTTCCTGATCTGGATTTTCGCCCAGATATTCTGCATTGTCATGACTGGCATACAGCCATGGTTCCGCTGCTTCTGCATGCTGATTATCGCCATTTACCCTTTTACAGTGAAATTCGTACGGTGTTTACGATACATAATCTGCTGTATCAGGGGGAATTTCCATATGAGGTCTTAACAGAACTGCTGAACCTGGACGGGAGCTATTTTACCCCCGAGGGTGTGGAGTATTACGGCAGATTGAATTTTATGAAGGGGGGACTTACTTACTCGGATCATGTCACAACTGTGAGTCCAACCTATGCTGAGGAGATCCAGACGGAGTTTTACGGATATGGGTTAGAGGGTCTGCTTCACAAGCTGGGAGAGCAGGGACGCCTGTCAGGGATTGTGAATGGAATTGATACCACAAGCTATAATCCTGCCACGGACAATCGTATTTATACGAAGTATCGTACCAGTTTGGCCAAGAAGAAGGAAAACAAAATTGGCCTGCAAAAGGAACTGGGGCTGCCGATTCGTTCGGATGTGCCTTTAATGGCCATGGTCACCCGGCTTGTCGATATGAAGGGGCTTGATCTGGTAACCAGAGTGCTTGACGAGATTTTATATTATGATGATATTCAATTTGTCGTGCTGGGCACAGGAGATCCTGCTTTTGAGCACTGGTTCCGGGAGGCGGCGGGGCGCCATCCTGCTAAAATGTCAGCGCAACTTACCTTCAGCGAGCCTTTGTCACGAAAAGTATATGCTGCAAGCGATATGTTTTTGATGCCGTCGAGGTTTGAGCCTTGTGGTATCAGCCAACTGCTGGCGCTTCGTTATGGAAGTATTCCCATTGTGCGAGAAACAGGTGGGCTGAACGACACCGTGCAAGCTTACAATGAATCCACAGGGGAAGGAAACGGCTTTAGTTTCACGAACTATAACGCACATGACATGCTGCATACGATTCGTCGTGCTGTTGATTTGTATCGCCAGCCTGAGCATTGGTCCAAGCTTACACAGACGGCTTTTGCAGGAGAGTATAGCTGGGATGTGTCAGCCGAAGCGTATATGGATATTTACCGTTCGCTAACAAAGTCCGATTGA
- a CDS encoding MFS transporter, translating into MSSSLRVHYFILIAVIIVAGLCQGLLLPILSISLEQMGVSSSLNGMNAAALYIGSFAMTLVAERTLGWLGFKKLMAGGLVLVLVTLLLFPLIPDIRVWFVLRLLVGIGDSALHYSAQLWILLVTPAENRGRNISFYGMSYGLGFAMGPLGLWLLDYGTLVPFAALALLCLLVLLLVLVKLPDSRPEKQATEARPAQRFRRSYSWAWYALLPAFLYGYMEASLNSNFPVYGLRIGFHTAEIAALLPFVSLGGLVLQLPLGILSDHWGRKKVLMSVGIAGGLTFMLLPWSGNHFMFTLVLLTIAGGLVGSFFSLGLAYAADLLPKSFLAAANVLASFHFNLGSVIGPNISGGLLDFGTQGSMFIVLGGSYVVFGLLGLLAQKRALTA; encoded by the coding sequence ATGTCGTCGTCGTTACGTGTTCATTATTTTATTCTAATTGCGGTTATTATCGTAGCCGGATTATGTCAAGGTTTGCTGTTACCTATCCTGTCTATCTCGTTGGAGCAAATGGGGGTCTCATCTTCGCTAAATGGAATGAACGCGGCTGCGCTATATATAGGTTCATTCGCTATGACGCTGGTCGCTGAACGGACACTAGGATGGTTGGGCTTCAAAAAACTGATGGCCGGAGGCTTGGTGCTTGTACTTGTGACGCTGCTGCTATTCCCGCTAATTCCTGATATCCGGGTGTGGTTCGTACTGCGGCTGCTGGTTGGTATAGGTGACAGTGCGCTTCACTATTCTGCCCAACTGTGGATTTTGCTAGTGACTCCAGCAGAAAACCGTGGCCGCAACATCTCCTTTTATGGCATGTCCTACGGTTTGGGCTTTGCAATGGGGCCATTGGGATTATGGCTGCTTGATTATGGAACACTGGTTCCGTTTGCTGCACTGGCCTTGCTGTGCCTGCTTGTTTTGCTGCTGGTGTTAGTAAAGCTACCGGATTCCAGACCGGAAAAGCAGGCAACCGAGGCACGTCCCGCACAAAGATTCCGACGCAGCTACAGCTGGGCATGGTATGCTCTATTGCCTGCATTCCTCTACGGCTATATGGAAGCCAGTCTGAACAGCAACTTTCCGGTCTATGGTCTGCGTATTGGCTTCCATACCGCTGAAATTGCCGCATTGCTGCCGTTTGTCAGCTTGGGTGGGTTGGTGCTACAGCTGCCGCTAGGTATTTTAAGTGACCACTGGGGACGTAAAAAGGTGCTAATGAGCGTAGGTATAGCAGGTGGCTTGACCTTTATGCTGTTGCCCTGGAGCGGCAATCATTTTATGTTCACTTTAGTATTGCTGACCATAGCCGGAGGCTTGGTGGGTTCTTTTTTCTCCCTTGGCTTGGCTTATGCCGCTGATCTGCTGCCCAAATCATTTTTGGCAGCCGCCAATGTATTGGCATCCTTTCATTTTAATCTGGGAAGCGTGATCGGACCTAATATTAGTGGAGGTCTGCTGGACTTTGGGACCCAAGGAAGTATGTTTATCGTTCTTGGAGGCAGCTACGTCGTTTTTGGCTTGCTGGGGCTGTTGGCCCAAAAAAGAGCATTGACGGCTTAA
- a CDS encoding HAD family hydrolase — MSYPKQHILFDLDDTLVHCNKYFDLILSHFFDLLQEWFAAHNLTKNTIREKQIEIDVAGVHQLGFASEHFPQSLIDTYHFFSEQFGRRIDSRDEQELRSLGRSVYEQEIEPYPGMVETLNSLQKAGHSLYLYTGGEQVIQERKIEQMKLANYFDERIYIRQHKNVEALEEIIQMNSLDRSITWMIGNSLRTDVSPALAAGIHAVYLKQPKEWIYNMVELQKNVNSVMYTIQKLTEVPRVIHESIQLHQQKRTLG; from the coding sequence ATGTCGTATCCGAAGCAGCACATTTTATTTGATCTTGATGACACTTTGGTTCACTGCAACAAGTATTTTGACCTGATTCTCAGCCATTTTTTTGATTTGCTTCAGGAATGGTTTGCAGCCCATAATCTGACGAAAAATACAATTCGCGAGAAACAAATCGAAATTGATGTGGCTGGTGTTCATCAGTTGGGCTTTGCCAGCGAGCATTTTCCACAATCTTTGATTGATACGTACCACTTTTTCTCCGAACAATTCGGACGCCGTATTGATTCTCGGGACGAGCAGGAGCTTCGCTCCCTTGGACGAAGTGTGTACGAGCAAGAAATCGAACCGTACCCGGGAATGGTTGAAACATTGAATTCGCTCCAAAAAGCCGGGCATTCCCTGTATCTCTACACTGGCGGTGAGCAGGTCATTCAGGAAAGAAAGATTGAACAAATGAAGCTGGCTAATTATTTTGATGAACGCATCTATATTCGCCAGCATAAAAATGTCGAAGCACTCGAAGAAATCATTCAGATGAATAGTCTGGACCGAAGCATTACCTGGATGATCGGAAACTCCCTGCGTACCGACGTATCTCCAGCACTTGCGGCAGGTATTCATGCTGTATATCTCAAGCAGCCCAAGGAATGGATTTACAATATGGTTGAACTGCAAAAAAACGTGAATTCCGTGATGTATACGATACAGAAGCTAACAGAAGTACCAAGAGTCATACACGAAAGCATACAATTGCATCAACAAAAAAGGACTCTCGGCTAG
- a CDS encoding glucose-1-phosphate adenylyltransferase yields MFNKECIAMLLAGGEGRRLAPLTSTIAKPAVPFGGHYRIIDFPLSNCVNSDIDTVGVLTQYEAESLHEHIGDGTPWGLTKTDDKGITLLPSYDTGNAEYLGTADAIHKNIEYVDSQNPEHVLILSGDHIYYMDYREMLDYHKGKGAAATISVMEVPWDEAHRFGVMSADTDLRITEFAEKPEKPESNLASMGIYLFKWDYLKSYLLEDALDDQSSHDFGKDIIPKMLADQESLYVYEFQGYWKDVGTVKSLWDSHMDLLQENCAIDLQRTDWPMYTRERRTRLSAHKLTNRIAHPMGSLLHDSCQVEGQIERSVIFGDVEVGKGSVIKDSIIMPDTRIGRNVHIEHAIVGEGAVIRDGAVIKGNPSEIMVIGPNETVFAKMAVRPQTARMLKEAYERNTRLRAEGFTS; encoded by the coding sequence ATGTTTAACAAAGAATGCATTGCCATGCTGCTGGCAGGCGGAGAGGGACGCCGTCTTGCTCCCCTTACTTCAACGATTGCAAAGCCCGCCGTACCTTTTGGCGGTCATTACCGAATTATCGATTTTCCTCTCAGCAATTGCGTAAATTCAGACATTGACACGGTGGGTGTACTGACGCAATATGAGGCGGAATCCTTACATGAGCATATTGGAGACGGGACACCTTGGGGGCTTACAAAAACCGACGACAAAGGAATTACGCTGCTCCCATCTTATGATACAGGTAATGCTGAATATTTGGGAACGGCAGATGCTATTCATAAAAATATCGAGTATGTAGACAGCCAGAATCCAGAGCATGTGCTTATTTTATCCGGTGATCATATTTACTACATGGATTATCGTGAAATGCTGGACTACCACAAAGGTAAAGGTGCCGCGGCTACGATTTCTGTTATGGAGGTTCCTTGGGATGAAGCGCACCGCTTTGGTGTTATGAGTGCCGATACAGATTTGCGTATTACAGAATTTGCCGAGAAGCCGGAAAAACCGGAAAGTAATTTGGCCTCTATGGGAATTTATCTTTTCAAATGGGATTACTTGAAAAGTTATCTACTGGAGGACGCACTGGATGATCAATCCAGTCATGATTTTGGTAAAGACATCATTCCCAAAATGCTGGCAGATCAAGAATCCTTGTACGTTTATGAATTTCAGGGCTATTGGAAGGACGTAGGTACCGTTAAGAGTTTATGGGATTCTCACATGGACCTGCTGCAAGAGAATTGCGCAATTGATCTTCAACGGACGGACTGGCCTATGTACACGCGGGAACGCCGCACAAGATTGAGTGCACACAAGCTAACTAACCGTATAGCACACCCTATGGGCAGCCTATTGCACGACTCCTGCCAGGTCGAAGGTCAAATTGAACGCTCTGTCATATTTGGTGATGTTGAGGTAGGTAAAGGCTCAGTTATTAAAGATAGTATCATTATGCCTGACACGCGTATCGGGCGCAATGTGCACATTGAGCATGCGATTGTCGGCGAAGGTGCGGTCATTCGTGATGGTGCCGTCATCAAAGGGAACCCGAGCGAAATTATGGTCATCGGGCCCAATGAAACGGTATTTGCCAAAATGGCGGTGCGTCCGCAAACAGCTCGTATGCTGAAAGAAGCCTATGAGCGTAATACACGCCTGCGTGCTGAAGGCTTTACTTCATAA
- the glgB gene encoding 1,4-alpha-glucan branching protein GlgB gives MTKQTLPQQAVSSEDIYLFHEGTLYFSYRSLGSHLTVENGEQGVRFTVWAPHALHVGLATDRNNWNGEQDSLYRVPKSGFWSRFFPRISQGTFYKYDITGANGERFLKADPYAVRAEVRPATASVVASLDGYHWNDAVWRRKRRALYGKPLHIYEVHLGTWRQKEDETFYTYREMAELLVPYVSDMGYTHIELMPLSEHPYDLSWGYQLTGYFALTSRYGEPHDFMYLVDRCHQAGIGVLMDWVPAHFAKDAHGLRLFDGSPLFEYADPLIAEKPGWGTLTFDYSKPEVRSFLISNALFWMEMYHIDGLRVDAVTSMLRLDFEKQDGQYCMNSKGGVENEEAIAFLQQLNETVFRYYPYALMMAEESSAWPMVTSPVSDGGLGFNYKWNMGWMNDTLDYVQTDFDRRPERHNLLTFPIAYAYSENFTLPLSHDEVVHGKKSLLDKMPGTYEQKFAGLRALLGYQITSPGKKLLFMGGEFGQFIEWKDQDQLDWFLLEYDSHRSVHVYTKALNHLYIQEKALWELDHSWDGYQWIEAEDRGQSVITYLRKGKKPGDTLVVLINFQPVQRENYRIGLQKAGSYMEMLNSDHKDFGGSGQLNSGVIRTAKIPCHGQLYSLEVTIPPLSIVILKKVPRRPKKAD, from the coding sequence ATGACAAAACAAACTCTTCCGCAACAGGCTGTATCATCGGAAGATATTTATTTGTTTCATGAAGGAACGCTTTATTTCAGCTACCGATCTTTGGGTTCCCACCTTACTGTGGAGAACGGAGAACAGGGCGTCCGTTTTACGGTCTGGGCTCCTCATGCTCTCCATGTCGGGCTTGCTACAGATCGTAACAACTGGAATGGGGAACAGGATTCCTTATATAGAGTTCCCAAATCAGGTTTTTGGAGTCGTTTTTTTCCGAGGATATCCCAAGGAACTTTTTACAAATACGATATTACGGGTGCAAACGGTGAACGTTTTCTGAAAGCAGACCCTTATGCGGTTCGTGCTGAGGTGAGACCGGCAACGGCTTCTGTGGTCGCTTCTTTAGATGGATATCATTGGAATGATGCGGTTTGGCGCCGAAAACGCAGAGCACTATATGGAAAGCCTCTTCATATATACGAGGTCCATCTCGGTACTTGGAGGCAAAAAGAAGACGAAACGTTTTATACATACAGGGAAATGGCAGAGCTGCTTGTGCCTTATGTGAGCGATATGGGGTATACACATATTGAACTGATGCCGTTGAGTGAGCATCCATATGACCTTTCCTGGGGATACCAACTTACGGGATACTTTGCACTGACAAGCCGTTACGGTGAGCCGCATGATTTTATGTATTTGGTGGATCGTTGTCATCAGGCGGGAATTGGAGTGCTTATGGATTGGGTTCCGGCTCATTTTGCGAAAGATGCTCATGGATTGAGACTATTTGACGGGTCGCCACTGTTTGAATACGCGGACCCGCTAATTGCAGAAAAACCTGGCTGGGGGACATTGACGTTTGATTATAGCAAGCCGGAAGTACGTTCCTTTTTGATCTCCAACGCGTTGTTCTGGATGGAGATGTACCATATAGATGGCCTGCGTGTGGATGCAGTGACGAGTATGTTGCGCCTCGATTTTGAAAAGCAGGATGGACAATATTGTATGAACTCCAAAGGAGGCGTCGAAAATGAGGAGGCGATCGCTTTCCTTCAACAACTGAATGAGACTGTATTCCGCTATTATCCATATGCCCTTATGATGGCAGAGGAGTCCAGTGCCTGGCCAATGGTGACCTCCCCGGTAAGCGATGGGGGGCTTGGTTTTAACTATAAATGGAACATGGGCTGGATGAACGATACGCTTGATTATGTTCAAACGGATTTCGACCGTCGGCCTGAGCGCCATAATTTGCTGACATTTCCCATAGCCTATGCATACAGCGAAAATTTTACACTGCCGTTATCGCATGATGAGGTCGTACATGGTAAAAAGTCGCTGCTTGATAAAATGCCGGGCACCTATGAGCAAAAATTTGCCGGACTGCGAGCGCTTCTCGGCTACCAAATAACCTCACCAGGTAAAAAGCTCTTATTTATGGGCGGGGAATTTGGCCAATTTATTGAATGGAAGGATCAGGATCAGCTCGACTGGTTTTTGCTGGAATATGACAGTCATCGGTCTGTGCATGTCTATACGAAAGCGCTGAATCATTTGTATATTCAGGAAAAGGCATTATGGGAGCTGGATCATTCGTGGGACGGCTATCAGTGGATTGAGGCGGAAGACCGTGGACAGAGCGTAATTACGTATTTGCGTAAAGGGAAAAAGCCGGGAGATACTCTGGTTGTGCTTATTAATTTTCAGCCCGTGCAAAGAGAAAATTATCGAATTGGACTGCAAAAGGCAGGAAGCTATATGGAAATGCTGAACAGCGATCATAAGGACTTTGGGGGGAGTGGCCAGTTGAACTCCGGAGTGATCCGAACCGCCAAAATTCCTTGCCACGGACAGCTTTACAGCCTGGAGGTAACCATTCCACCCCTCAGTATTGTTATACTCAAGAAGGTGCCCCGGAGGCCTAAAAAAGCAGACTAA
- a CDS encoding phosphonate ABC transporter ATP-binding protein, producing MIKIQKLTRQVGPERTPLLRGIDAEIHQGELIAIVGPSGSGKTTLLRCLALQEPWQEGSLIVDGNDVLKSGWTGKMKIKREWAYLEQNPHLNMNRTALKNVLIGRSGQTPWWRMVTGMVRSDDYMGAMDVLEELGLLDKAHDKCDKLSGGERQRVATARALVHGARVILADEPVNGLDPTSASHVMDTFRKLASDERVTIITVLPLEMAERFASRIWGLNHGELVFDIQGRRLTQAEKNKL from the coding sequence ATGATTAAAATTCAGAAGCTGACCAGGCAAGTGGGTCCTGAGCGCACCCCGTTACTTCGAGGAATTGATGCTGAAATTCATCAGGGCGAGCTCATTGCCATAGTGGGACCAAGCGGGAGTGGCAAAACAACGCTGCTTCGTTGTCTTGCTTTGCAAGAACCATGGCAAGAAGGCAGTTTGATTGTAGATGGCAATGATGTGCTGAAATCCGGTTGGACGGGCAAGATGAAAATAAAGCGCGAATGGGCATACCTGGAGCAAAATCCGCATCTAAATATGAATCGGACCGCTCTCAAAAATGTGCTCATCGGCAGATCCGGTCAAACTCCATGGTGGAGAATGGTGACTGGTATGGTTCGCTCTGACGATTATATGGGAGCGATGGATGTACTGGAGGAACTGGGACTGCTGGATAAGGCACATGATAAATGCGACAAGCTCAGCGGCGGCGAACGGCAGCGGGTGGCGACAGCACGTGCTCTCGTTCATGGAGCCAGGGTCATTTTGGCTGATGAGCCTGTAAATGGTCTTGATCCAACTTCAGCGTCACATGTGATGGATACCTTCCGCAAGCTGGCTTCTGATGAACGGGTGACGATTATTACTGTACTGCCGCTGGAAATGGCTGAACGCTTTGCATCCCGTATATGGGGACTGAACCATGGCGAGTTGGTGTTTGATATCCAGGGCAGACGGTTGACACAAGCAGAAAAGAACAAATTATGA
- a CDS encoding M20 family metallopeptidase codes for MDFKQSIQQTIEQHAQRFKDISLFIGANPELGNEEFLAAARLKEELVFHGFEVQAPVLGIETAFIATYKAAKPGPIIAFLAEYDALKGLGHACGHHLICMMSTGAAVGLKSVIDEIGGEVRIYGTPAEETCGAKVPMAAAGLFDDCDIALMTHPYDHYEKSGKSLAMDAVQFEFFGQSAHAAASPHEGINALDAVIQTFNGINAFRQQVKSTVRIHGIINHGGQAANIIPDYASAQFYVRAATRHELNTLTRRVIQIAEGAALQAGCRLETSNYETSYDEMVTNRALSDTFTANLVQAGIALEDITEGEDHGSMDIGNVSLHCPAIHPYIQVIDEKHALHTPEFRDLAMQDRAMEGMLLAARTLAWTACDVITNPELLAQIKEEFALLKNGTS; via the coding sequence ATGGATTTTAAACAGAGCATTCAGCAGACCATTGAGCAGCATGCCCAGCGCTTTAAGGACATTTCGTTATTTATTGGCGCGAATCCTGAGCTTGGTAATGAGGAATTTCTGGCCGCTGCCCGTTTAAAAGAAGAACTCGTCTTTCACGGATTTGAGGTTCAGGCACCTGTGTTGGGCATAGAAACAGCCTTTATTGCAACTTATAAAGCAGCCAAGCCCGGGCCAATTATCGCTTTTCTGGCGGAATATGACGCTCTGAAAGGACTAGGACATGCCTGCGGACACCATTTGATCTGCATGATGAGTACCGGAGCCGCCGTCGGTCTCAAATCGGTCATCGATGAGATTGGTGGAGAAGTACGGATATATGGCACACCTGCCGAAGAAACATGCGGTGCAAAGGTTCCGATGGCCGCTGCCGGATTGTTTGATGATTGCGACATAGCACTTATGACGCATCCCTATGACCACTACGAGAAATCAGGTAAATCGCTGGCAATGGATGCTGTACAATTTGAATTTTTTGGTCAATCTGCTCACGCGGCGGCCAGTCCGCATGAAGGCATTAACGCACTGGATGCAGTGATCCAAACGTTCAACGGCATCAATGCGTTTCGCCAACAGGTGAAAAGTACAGTACGTATCCATGGCATTATCAATCATGGTGGGCAGGCAGCCAACATCATTCCAGATTACGCTTCTGCCCAGTTTTATGTGCGAGCGGCCACACGTCATGAACTGAACACGCTGACCCGCCGGGTTATTCAAATTGCCGAAGGAGCGGCTTTACAGGCCGGATGTCGTCTGGAGACCTCCAATTACGAGACTTCTTATGATGAAATGGTGACTAACCGCGCGCTTTCCGATACCTTTACTGCAAATCTGGTGCAGGCCGGAATTGCACTGGAGGACATAACGGAAGGTGAAGATCACGGCTCCATGGATATCGGAAACGTATCGCTGCATTGCCCTGCCATTCATCCGTACATTCAAGTTATTGACGAGAAGCATGCCCTGCATACGCCTGAATTCCGCGATTTGGCGATGCAGGACCGGGCTATGGAAGGAATGCTCCTGGCGGCGAGAACCTTGGCATGGACTGCTTGTGATGTCATCACGAACCCTGAACTGCTGGCACAAATTAAAGAAGAATTTGCTCTGTTAAAAAACGGAACTTCTTAA
- a CDS encoding response regulator transcription factor, producing the protein MSKVLIMEDEESIRSFIVINLKRNGFEVLEASEGHEALNILNTVRDIDIALLDVMVPGMDGFEVCRRIRETNERIGIIFLTAKVQEQDKVYALSVGADDHVSKPFSPTELIARIQSLLRRVNVHRETAAKVSFQSGPFTLDLIAKQFKKNGQLIELTPTEFSLIQFFLEKENTPLSRDVLLDHVWGKEYMGDPKIVDVNIRRLRQKIENNPSEPAFLQTVWGHGYKWKGQSQ; encoded by the coding sequence GTGAGTAAAGTTTTAATTATGGAGGACGAGGAATCCATCCGTAGTTTTATCGTTATTAATTTGAAACGCAACGGTTTTGAGGTGTTGGAGGCATCGGAAGGGCATGAGGCACTAAATATTTTGAACACGGTGCGGGATATTGATATCGCGCTGCTTGACGTGATGGTGCCCGGAATGGATGGCTTTGAGGTTTGTCGGAGAATTCGGGAAACGAATGAGCGCATCGGCATTATTTTTCTTACAGCCAAGGTACAGGAGCAGGATAAGGTATATGCCTTGTCCGTAGGAGCTGATGATCATGTGAGCAAGCCTTTCAGCCCGACGGAACTGATTGCACGTATTCAGTCGTTACTGCGCAGGGTGAATGTGCATCGCGAGACGGCAGCCAAGGTATCCTTCCAGTCCGGTCCGTTTACGCTGGATTTGATTGCCAAGCAATTTAAGAAAAACGGGCAGCTGATTGAGCTGACACCGACAGAGTTCTCGCTGATTCAATTTTTCCTGGAAAAAGAAAACACACCGCTCAGCCGGGATGTACTGCTTGACCACGTTTGGGGCAAGGAATATATGGGCGATCCGAAAATTGTGGATGTGAACATCCGACGTTTGCGGCAGAAAATCGAAAATAACCCTTCCGAGCCCGCTTTCTTACAAACAGTGTGGGGACATGGATATAAATGGAAAGGTCAGTCTCAATGA
- a CDS encoding sensor histidine kinase, giving the protein MIKKGIRRQIVLHYFFVVFLALLLVEVIFMLLIRSYYYDSIYKKIENRISSVSEFASKFKEPEQSLQSYLLNTFSLNGTELQLLDEQGNVIDNSTNFAADLSVQTSDVTQAQAGDMGKWIGKQPGTGQQVMAVSKKLDNIVGDQVYIIRYTTSLELVNDKLFTITVFSVGIMAAVLIIVFVVSTGLANSIVRPINNIRDVSAQMAQGRFDARIKGDYRYELGELASTLNYMAQEIVRTNQIKDDFISSISHELRTPLTSIKGWSETLNSGGYDPEETKIGMQIISKETDRLIGLVEEILDFSKLEQNAMKLVMGTVDLRELLQEIMLNVWAKAEMKQIKLQLDAEETAYLVHGDGNRLKQVFLNIVDNAIKFSHESSIIFLSLQRIGDNIEISVQDTGIGISEENLARVRDRFFQVDHQNGGTGLGLAISQQFVELHHGQMLIRSELGAGTTITVSLPALQAEQAKEPPQLMEG; this is encoded by the coding sequence ATGATCAAAAAGGGGATTCGCAGACAGATTGTGCTGCACTATTTTTTCGTAGTGTTCTTGGCGCTTCTGTTAGTTGAGGTCATTTTCATGCTTCTCATCCGGTCGTATTATTATGACTCCATCTATAAAAAAATCGAGAATCGCATCTCATCGGTAAGTGAGTTTGCATCCAAATTCAAAGAGCCGGAGCAATCCTTGCAATCGTATTTGTTGAATACATTTTCCCTAAATGGCACGGAACTGCAATTGCTCGATGAACAGGGAAATGTCATTGATAACTCGACGAATTTTGCGGCAGATCTAAGTGTGCAGACGAGTGATGTGACACAGGCGCAAGCCGGAGATATGGGAAAATGGATCGGAAAGCAACCGGGTACGGGTCAGCAGGTGATGGCGGTATCCAAAAAACTGGACAACATCGTCGGAGATCAAGTGTACATTATCCGGTATACAACCTCGCTGGAATTGGTAAATGACAAGTTGTTCACCATTACGGTGTTTTCCGTGGGAATCATGGCAGCTGTACTGATTATAGTGTTTGTAGTGAGTACAGGTCTCGCCAATTCCATTGTCAGACCCATTAACAATATCCGCGATGTATCTGCCCAGATGGCGCAGGGGCGGTTTGATGCACGCATCAAAGGCGATTATCGCTATGAGCTGGGGGAACTGGCTTCGACGCTGAACTATATGGCACAGGAGATTGTTAGAACAAATCAAATCAAGGATGATTTTATTTCATCCATATCCCATGAGCTGCGTACCCCGCTTACTTCCATTAAGGGCTGGAGTGAAACGTTGAATTCTGGCGGCTATGACCCGGAAGAAACGAAGATCGGGATGCAGATTATATCCAAGGAGACGGATCGGTTGATCGGCTTGGTAGAGGAAATTCTCGATTTTTCAAAGCTGGAGCAAAACGCCATGAAGCTCGTCATGGGAACGGTGGATCTGCGGGAGTTGCTGCAGGAAATTATGCTGAACGTATGGGCCAAGGCGGAAATGAAGCAAATTAAGCTCCAACTGGATGCAGAGGAGACGGCATATCTCGTGCATGGAGATGGTAATCGTCTGAAGCAGGTGTTTCTGAACATTGTGGATAATGCAATCAAGTTTTCGCATGAAAGCTCGATTATTTTTCTGTCTCTGCAACGGATTGGGGACAATATTGAGATATCGGTCCAGGATACAGGAATTGGGATTAGTGAGGAAAACCTGGCCAGAGTAAGAGACCGCTTTTTCCAGGTAGACCATCAGAATGGCGGTACAGGACTGGGATTGGCAATTTCACAGCAGTTTGTAGAACTCCACCATGGACAAATGCTCATCAGAAGTGAACTGGGAGCAGGCACCACGATTACAGTTTCACTGCCTGCTTTGCAAGCCGAGCAGGCCAAGGAACCGCCGCAGCTTATGGAAGGCTAG